A genomic window from Megalobrama amblycephala isolate DHTTF-2021 linkage group LG2, ASM1881202v1, whole genome shotgun sequence includes:
- the dstyk gene encoding dual serine/threonine and tyrosine protein kinase, with product MENPQKAGPLLRDLTRAFNHYNKHNVFLKKNLKETIIFFREIRQNHSNTCSSSSSTSGLTPDSGQLSCISFPRHDEDYLQNVVGSAPYILILGQDCSARYQLLNCLLGERLLPLGSEAGGACGAEGGACRRRKLCFTHGRQTRLSLALPGQYELVHQLAAHCGRWDTVPREDLEIQECEDPAQRLAELEITLHHALLQEVKIMVLPCRNVQPVEEALEDCRRGILPIILYAVSKDTLSPEQLKELQKVRETLPYPVCFIRIPTDASPEPPRSAEKERSALFTQLASLELIGGSAGNCACGAPAQTPGKMQGILGESLERLHRVLVPFIRQVLQNQQVEAATLLNAVHCRCLDLFINQAFDMQRDLQITPRRLEYTREKEGELFSSLMAIANRKQEEMKEMIVETLGSMKEQLLEDAANLEFTDIIMTSNSEPMSPKDIKVCISQIQDLIVIRLNQAVANKLTSSVDYLRESFVGTLERCLGSLEKSTAEPCAHNVTSNHLKQILNAAYHVEVTFHSGSSVTRLFWEQIKQIIHRITWVNPPSVTAEWKRKVAQDAIESLSAAKLAKSICSQFRTRLNSSHEAFAASLRQLEEGHTGRLERTEDLWLRVRKDHAPRLARLSLESRSLRDILLHGKPKLGRELGRGQYGVVYLCDNWAGRHPCALKSVVPPDDKHWNDLALEFHYTRSLPKHERLVNLHGSVIDHSYGGGSSIAVLLIMERLHRDLYTGLKGSPSLSLKERLQIALDVVEGIRFLHSQGLLHRDIKLKNVLLDKQNRAKITDLGFCKPEAMMSGSIVGTPIHMAPELFTGKYDNSVDVYAFGILFWYLCSGSVKLPEAFEKCSSKDQLWTNVKKGSRPERLPVFDEECWQLMEACWNGDPSQRPLLGIVEPSLQSIMDRLCDNSDQKSGNLEDSN from the exons ATGGAGAACCCGCAGAAAGCAGGTCCGCTGCTCCGAGATCTGACCCGAGCCTTCAACCACTACAACAAACACAACGTCTTCCTGAAGAAGAACCTGAAGGAGACCATCATCTTCTTCAGAGAGATCCGACAGAATCACAGCAACacctgcagcagcagcagcagcacatcTGGACTCACTCCGGATTCAG GTCAGCTCAGCTGCATCTCGTTCCCGCGTCACGATGAGGATTATCTGCAGAATGTTGTCGGTAGCGCCCCCTATATTCTCATCCTGGGTCAGGACTGTTCGGCCCGATACCAGCTCCTGAACTGCCTGCTGGGAGAGAGGCTCCTCCCCCTGGGCTCTGAAGCAGGCGGGGCCTGTGGCGCGGAGGGCGGGGCCTGCAGGAGGAGGAAGTTGTGTTTCACGCACGGCCGTCAGACGCGGTTGAGTCTGGCGTTGCCCGGACAGTACGAGCTGGTGCATCAGCTGGCGGCTCACTGCGGCCGCTGGGATACGGTGCCCCGCGAGGACCTGGAGATCCAGGAGTGCGAAGACCCCGCGCAACGATTGGCCGAGCTGGAGATCACGCTCCATCACGCACTGCTGCAG gaagtgaagatcatggttcTTCCGTGTCGTAACGTCCAGCCCGTGGAGGAGGCTCTGGAGGACTGCAGGCGTGGAATCCTTCCCATAATCCTCTACGCCGTCAGCAAGGACACGCTGAGCCCAGAGCAGCTGAAGGAGCTGCAGAAGGTGCGCGAGACTCTGCCGTACCCCGTCTGCTTCATCCGGATCCCGACGGACGCATCGCCCGAACCGCCCCGTTCCGCGGAGAAGGAGCGCAGCGCTCTGTTCACGCAGCTCGCGTCTCTGGAGCTCATCGGCGGATCAGCGGGAAACTGCGCCTGCGGGGCTCCGGCACAGACGCCCGGCAAGATGCAGGGCATTCTGGGAGAGAGTCTGGAGCGCCTGCACCGCGTGTTGGTGCCGTTCATCAGGCAGGTGCTGCAGAACCAGCAGGTGGAGGCGGCGACGCTGCTGAACGCCGTCCACTGCCGCTGCCTGGACCTCTTCATCAACCAG GCCTTCGACATGCAGCGGGATCTTCAGATAACGCCACGGCGTCTGGAGTACACACGCGAGAAGGAGGGCGAGCTCTTCTCCTCCCTCATGGCCATTGCCAACCGCAAGCAggaggagatgaaggagatgaTCGTGGAGACGCTCGGCAGCATGAAGGAACAGCTGCTGGAGGACGCCGCCAACCTGGAGTTcacag ACATCATCATGACATCTAACTCTGAGCCCATGAGCCCTAAAGACATCAAGGTGTGCATCAGTCAGATCCAGGATCTGATCGTGATCCGGCTTAACCAGGCCGTGGCTAATAAACTCACCAGCTCCGTGGACTACCTGCGGGAGAGCTTTGTGGGAACGCTGGAGCGATGCCTGGGCAGCCTGGAGAAATCCACGGCCGAGCCCTGTGCGCACAACGTCACCTCCAACCACCTCAAGCAG ATCCTGAACGCGGCGTATCACGTGGAGGTGACGTTCCACTCCGGCTCCTCCGTCACACGCCTCTTCTGGGAGCAGATCAAACAG ATCATCCACCGGATCACATGGGTCAATCCGCCATCCGTCACGGCCGAGTGGAAGCGGAAGGTCGCGCAGGACGCCATCGAGAGCCTCAGCGCCGCCAAACTGGCCAAGAGCATCTGCTCTCAGTTCAGGACGCGCCTCAACAGCTCCCATGAGGCCTTCGCCGCCTCGCTCAGACAG ctGGAGGAGGGTCACACGGGTCGTCTGGAGCGCACTGAAGACCTCTGGCTGCGGGTCAGGAAGGATCACGCTCCGCGACTCGCACGACTGTCACTGGAGAGCCGATCACTGCGAGACATACTGCTGCACG GAAAGCCGAAGCTGGGCCGTGAGCTGGGCCGCGGTCAGTACGGTGTGGTGTATCTGTGCGACAACTGGGCCGGACGTCACCCGTGTGCGCTCAAGTCTGTGGTTCCTCCTGACGACAAGCACTGGAACGACCTCGCGCTGGAGTTCCACTACACACG GTCTCTGCCGAAACACGAGCGGTTAGTGAATCTTCACGGGTCGGTCATCGATCACTCGTACGGCGGCGGCTCCAGTATCGCGGTTCTGCTGATCATGGAGCGATTGCACAGAGATCTCTACACGGGTCTGAAG GGGTCCCCTTCCCTGTCTCTGAAGGAGCGTCTCCAGATCGCTCTGGACGTGGTGGAGGGGATCCGCTTCCTGCACAGTCAGGGTCTTCTGCACCGAGACATCAAGCTGAAGAACGTTCTG CTGGACAAACAGAACCGGGCCAAGATCACCGACCTGGGCTTCTGTAAGCCTGAGGCCATGATGTCCGGCAGCATCGTCGGGACGCCcatccacatggctccggagCTCTTCACAG ggaAGTACGATAACTCTGTGGACGTGTACGCGTTTGGGATCCTCTTCTGGTATCTCTGCTCCGGCTCCGTCAAACTCCCAGAAGCCTTTGAGAAGTGCTCCAGTAAAGACCAGCTGTGGACCAACGTCAAGAAAG GCTCGCGGCCGGAGCGTCTGCCCGTGTTCGACGAGGAGTGCTGGCAGCTGATGGAGGCGTGCTGGAACGGAGACCCTTCCCAGAGGCCCCTGCTGGGAATCGTGGAGCCCAGCCTGCAAAGCATCATGGACCGCCTGTGCGACAATTCTGACCAAAAGAGCGGGAACCTCGAGGACTCGAACTGA